The Cydia pomonella isolate Wapato2018A unplaced genomic scaffold, ilCydPomo1 PGA_scaffold_62, whole genome shotgun sequence genome has a segment encoding these proteins:
- the LOC133534157 gene encoding uncharacterized protein LOC133534157, giving the protein MSDGEGEAPGVRERGQRPPPADASSAAREERTNRQLDLAAVTVASRLPEFWADQPRHWFLQVEAILNPQHLKDQARYDLVLGKLTKSAIGQITDLLLQPPATGKYVALKEKLLEIYEDCAKAQLQKLLSDMELGDQKPSHLLRKMRDLARGNVPDQTLCILWQNHLPQAARAAVAVADTQNLDSLAAIADKVLEAVRPTSHVAEVKTSSSRGGATPIPDMTAVLAALEKLDARMCSLEGQSKRSDRVIRQGSLDLTRTRLFVD; this is encoded by the exons ATGTCAGACGGTGAAGGCGAGGCGCCCGGCGTCAGGGAGCGCGGCCAGCGCCCCCCGCCGGCGGACGCGTCGTCTGCAGCGAGAGAGGAACGGACCAACAGGCAGTTGGACCTGGCAGCTGTCACGGTGGCatcaaggttgccagagttctgGGCGGACCAGCCCAGGCATTGGTTCCTGCAGGTGGAGGCCATCCTAAATCCACAGCACCTCAAGGACCAGGCGAGGTATGACCTAGTGCTGGGGAAGCTGACGAAGAGTGCGATAGGGCAGATCACAGACCTTCTGCTTCAGCCGCCAGCAACAGGGAAGTACGTTGCCCTTAAGGAAAAGCTCTTGGAGATTTATGAGGACTGTGCAAAAGCTCAGCTGCAGAAGCTCCTCAGCGATATGGAGCTGGGCGACCAAAAACCATCACACCTGTTGAGGAAGATGAGGGATCTAGCGAGAGGCAACGTCCCTGACCAGACGCTGTGTATTCTGTGGCAGAATCACCTACCTCAAGCGGCTAGAGCAGCAGTTGCAGTCGCCGACACGCAGAATTTGGACAGTCTGGCCGCCATCGCAGACAAGGTGCTAGAGGCGGTGAGGCCGACTTCCCACGTGGCCGAGGTAAAAACATCGTCCTCGCGAGGAGGAGCAACGCCCATCCCGGACATGACAGCGGTGTTAGCTGCTTTGGAGAAACTCGACGCTAGGATGTGCAGTCTGGAGGGGCAATCAAAGCGGTCGGATCG TGTTATTCGACAAGGTAGTCTCGATTTGACTAGAACTCGGTTGTTCGTCGATTAA
- the LOC133534159 gene encoding uncharacterized protein LOC133534159, which translates to MSNETEKSKITLGELEIKQLKCKRGVYKRKLTIFKKFIENIDTSALTAEIILDVSLRLDQLPKLYHDFSETQDRIETLCSEEGDIEAQEAERESFEDTFYRLSAKGKLLAKVNTESPPIDHSPQAPQQQPLGESIKYPEISLPSFDGDLTQWLQFRDTFDALVNQASLAPIVKYKYLRSCLRDGALEVISSLDFSEEGYTLAWQMLCERYNNPKRLVSNHMRALFDVEPVPSTPSGLRGFQKLSKEPS; encoded by the exons ATGAGTAATGAGacagaaaaatccaaaataaCTCTAGGGGAGTTAGAAATTAAACAGTTAAAATGTAAACGTGGTGTCTATAAGCGAAAATTAACTATATTTAagaaattcatagaaaatatcgaCACAAGCGCATTGACGGCCGAAATAATTTTAGACGTAAGCTTAAGACTAGATCAATTACCAAAGTTATACCATGATTTCTCTGAGACACAGGACCGGATCGAGACACTGTGCAGCGAGGAAGGTGACATCGAGGCCCAAGAGGCCGAACGTGAGTCtttcgaggacacattttaccgACTTAGCGCTAAGGGCAAGCTGCTGGCGAAAGTAAATACCGAATCACCACCAATTGACCATAGTCCGCAAGCCCCGCAGCAGCAACCCCTCGGTGAGTCGATAAAATATCCCGAAATTAGCCTCCCTAGCTTTGATGGAGACCTAACGCAGTGGCTGCAGTTTCGAGACACATTTGATGCTCTAGTCAATCAAGCTAGCTTGGCACCGatcgtaaaatataaatacctacgcAGTTGTTTACGAGACGGTGCACTCGAGGTAATTAGTTCGCTCGATTTCTCCGAGGAAGGGTACACGCTCGCATGGCAGATGCTTTGTGAACGTTATAACAATCCTAAACGTTTAGTTTCCAACCACATGCGAGCCTTGTTCGACGTGGAACCGGTACCGTCAACTCCTTCGGGTCTTAGAG GATTTCAAAAACTTTCTAAAGAACCGAGCTGA
- the LOC133534158 gene encoding uncharacterized protein LOC133534158, with the protein MSDGEGEAPGVRERGQRPPPADASSAAREERTNRQLDLAAVTVASRLPEFWADQPRHWFLQVEAILNPQHLKDQARYDLVLGKLTKSAIGQITDLLLQPPATGKYVALKEKLLEIYEDCAKAQLQKLLSDMELGDQKPSHLLRKMRDLARGNVPDQTLCILWQNHLPQAARAAVAVADTQNLDSLAAIADKVLEAVRPTSHVAEVKTSSSRGGATPIPDMTAVLAALEKLDARMCSLEGQSKRSDRCRCQTRGRSASRGNMRRRSASRGRSTTRRTPESPDWLCSYHYRYREKAQRCVPPCAWRTEPSGN; encoded by the coding sequence ATGTCAGACGGTGAAGGCGAGGCGCCCGGCGTCAGGGAGCGCGGCCAGCGCCCCCCGCCGGCGGACGCGTCGTCTGCAGCGAGAGAGGAACGGACCAACAGGCAGTTGGACCTGGCAGCTGTCACGGTGGCatcaaggttgccagagttctgGGCGGACCAGCCCAGGCATTGGTTCCTGCAGGTGGAGGCCATCCTAAATCCACAGCACCTCAAGGACCAGGCGAGGTATGACCTAGTGCTGGGGAAGCTGACGAAGAGTGCGATAGGGCAGATCACAGACCTTCTGCTTCAGCCGCCAGCAACAGGGAAGTACGTTGCCCTTAAGGAAAAGCTCTTGGAGATTTATGAGGACTGTGCAAAAGCTCAGCTGCAGAAGCTCCTCAGCGATATGGAGCTGGGCGACCAAAAACCATCACACCTGTTGAGGAAGATGAGGGATCTAGCGAGAGGCAACGTCCCTGACCAGACGCTGTGTATTCTGTGGCAGAATCACCTACCTCAAGCGGCTAGAGCAGCAGTTGCAGTCGCCGACACGCAGAATTTGGACAGTCTGGCCGCCATCGCAGACAAGGTGCTAGAGGCGGTGAGGCCGACTTCCCACGTGGCCGAGGTAAAAACATCGTCCTCGCGAGGAGGAGCAACGCCCATCCCGGACATGACAGCGGTGTTAGCTGCTTTGGAGAAACTCGACGCTAGGATGTGCAGTCTGGAGGGGCAATCAAAGCGGTCGGATCGGTGCCGTTGTCAAACGCGAGGAAGATCCGCATCACGAGGGAACATGCGTCGCCGTTCAGCATCGCGCGGAAGGAGCACCACCAGAAGAACGCCTGAAAGCCCTGACTGGCTATGTTCTTACCACTACAGGTATAGAGAGAAGGCGCAACGATGCGTACCACCTTGCGCTTGGAGAACAGAGCCGTCGGGAAACTAA